A region from the Corylus avellana chromosome ca7, CavTom2PMs-1.0 genome encodes:
- the LOC132187136 gene encoding probable WRKY transcription factor 40 produces the protein MDFSSWRSTRLDLNANPIRVLEDASNKEEESNNFVDFGRKVSVKEESGALVEEMNRVSAENKKLTEMLTVMCENYNALRGQLTEYMSKNSEKELISESRKRKSESSNTNNVNGVRGNSESSSTDEELPSKKPKEETIKAKISKAYVRTEASDSSLVVKDGYQWRKYGQKVTRDNPCPRAYFKCSFAPSCPVKKKVQRSVEDQSVLVATYEGEHNHPNPTQLEATSGSNRCVTIGSLPCSAPLNSAATTALTTLDLTIKAKPNSDIAKQSKPRMDSPEVRHFLVEQMASSLTKDPNFTAALAAAISGRILHQNTTEKW, from the exons ATGGATTTTTCTTCATGGAGAAGCACTCGCTTGGATCTTAACGCCAATCCCATCCGGGTTCTCGAGGATGCTTCG aacaaagaggaggaaagcAATAATTTTGTCGACTTTGGAAGGAAGGTTTCTGTAAAAGAAGAG AGTGGGGCTTTAGTGGAGGAGATGAACCGCGTGAGCGCAGAAAATAAGAAGCTGACGGAAATGTTAACGGTGATGTGCGAGAATTACAATGCTCTGAGGGGACAATTGACGGAGTATATGAGCAAGAACTCTGAAAAGGAGCTTATAAGCGAATCAAGGAAAAGGAAGTCAGAAAGCAGCAACACCAATAATGTCAATGGAGTTCGTGGAAATTCAGAGAGCAGCTCAACTGATGAGGAATTGCCATCCAAGAAACCCAAAGAAGAAACCATTAAGGCAAAGATTTCCAAGGCTTATGTCAGAACTGAAGCATCCGATTCCAGCCTT GTTGTGAAGGATGGATATCAATGGAGGAAATATGGTCAGAAGGTGACCAGAGACAATCCCTGTCCTAGAGCTTACTTCAAATGTTCTTTTGCTCCAAGCTGCCCCGTTAAAAAGAAG GTGCAAAGAAGCGTGGAAGACCAATCTGTGTTGGTTGCAACCTACGAAGGGGAGCACAACCATCCCAACCCTACTCAGCTGGAGGCAACATCTGGCTCGAACCGCTGCGTGACCATCGGTTCACTCCCTTGCTCGGCGCCTCTCAACTCGGCTGCAACGACAGCCCTCACAACTCTTGACTTGACAATTAAAGCGAAACCCAACAGTGATATTGCCAAGCAATCAAAACCCAGAATGGATTCGCCGGAAGTGAGACACTTCTTGGTGGAGCAGATGGCTTCTTCCTTGACGAAAGATCCCAATTTCACAGCAGCTCTTGCCGCAGCCATTTCGGGAAGAATTCTACACCAAAATACAACAGAAAAATGGTGA